From the Musa acuminata AAA Group cultivar baxijiao chromosome BXJ1-2, Cavendish_Baxijiao_AAA, whole genome shotgun sequence genome, one window contains:
- the LOC103976310 gene encoding cold shock protein 1-like, whose product MEEGKRWWGTVTWIEEDGSGFITPVDPGRGRGYLFDQSSFGGEDVHALHIGEFVEFSVEEGNDGNPKAVNITSVDPGSGGDNLFDQSSFGGEDVPALHIDEVVEFSVEAGNDGIPNAVNVTGPSGNTLWGRGRRRGGEVCRFCGEGWHMMIDCERIRVRDACSYCGQPGHKVEDCPRSGRGL is encoded by the coding sequence ATGGAAGAAGGGAAGAGGTGGTGGGGAACGGTGACGTGGATTGAGGAAGACGGCTCCGGCTTCATCACGCCGGTCGACCCCGGCAGAGGAAGGGGCTACCTCTTCGACCAGTCCTCCTTCGGGGGCGAGGACGTCCACGCGCTCCACATTGGCGAGTTCGTCGAGTTCTCCGTCGAGGAGGGCAACGATGGTAACCCCAAGGCCGTCAACATCACGTCGGTCGACCCCGGTAGCGGAGGGGACAACCTCTTCGACCAGTCCTCCTTCGGGGGCGAGGACGTCCCCGCGCTCCACATTGACGAGGTCGTCGAGTTCTCCGTCGAGGCGGGCAACGATGGCATCCCCAACGCCGTCAACGTCACCGGCCCCAGCGGCAACACTCTCTGGGGCCGCGGACGCCGGAGAGGCGGGGAAGTGTGTCGTTTCTGCGGTGAGGGGTGGCACATGATGATCGACTGTGAACGGATTCGGGTTCGAGATGCGTGCTCTTACTGTGGCCAGCCGGGGCACAAGGTGGAGGACTGCCCACGTAGCGGCCGCGGCCTCTGA
- the LOC103975817 gene encoding probable amidase At4g34880: MQMGVIPPLSFSICRFTALLLLLLSTFPCRGFEFQEATIDGIQLAFREGSLTSRRLVEFYLTQIRALNPLLHAVIEVNPDALRQAELADRERRSGRRPCGGLHGIPVLLKDNIATRDRLNTTAGSFALLGSKVPRDAGVVRRLRRAGAVILGKANMAEWANFRSLDAPSSWSARGGQGRNPYVLSADPCGSSTGSAIAAAANMATVTLGTETDGSIICPSDFNSVAGIKPTVGLTSRAGVVPISPRQDTVGPIGRTVSDAVQVLEAIVGFDQRDAVATKAASKYIPRGGYKQFLQVDGLRGKRIGILRAFFTFPNGSVQQKVFEEHFNTMRQKGAILIDNLEIANLSIILDATQSGEEVALLAEFKMALNSYLSELSSSPVRSLADVIAFNDKHRIEERVEEFGQLVFLAAQNTTGIGPAEKSAIVRMTQLSIQGLERLMMENRLDAVVTGNIGVTSVLAIGGYPGISVPAGYGTAGDPFGICFGGVKGSEPKLIEIAYAFEQATMVRKPPSFRK, translated from the exons ATGCAGATGGGAGTGATTCCCCCCCTCTCGTTCTCCATCTGCCGCTTCACGGCTCTGTTGCTGCTTCTCCTCTCGACCTTCCCCTGCCGTGGGTTCGAGTTCCAGGAGGCGACCATCGACGGCATCCAGCTGGCCTTCAGGGAGGGGAGCCTCACCTCCCGCCGGCTGGTGGAGTTCTACCTGACGCAGATCCGCGCCCTGAACCCGCTCCTCCACGCCGTCATCGAGGTGAACCCGGACGCGCTGCGGCAGGCCGAGCTGGCCGACCGGGAGCGCCGGAGCGGGCGCCGTCCTTGCGGGGGCCTGCACGGCATCCCCGTCCTCCTCAAGGACAACATAGCCACGCGGGACCGGCTCAACACCACCGCAGGCTCGTTCGCGCTGCTGGGCTCGAAGGTGCCACGCGACGCGGGGGTGGTGCGGCGGCTGCGACGGGCGGGAGCGGTAATCCTGGGGAAGGCCAACATGGCGGAGTGGGCCAACTTCCGCTCTCTGGACGCGCCGAGCTCGTGGAGCGCGCGCGGCGGGCAGGGCCGG AACCCGTACGTGCTGTCGGCGGATCCGTGCGGCTCAAGCACCGGATCGGCGATAGCGGCGGCGGCCAACATGGCAACGGTGACGCTGGGGACGGAGACGGATGGGTCCATCATTTGTCCCTCGGACTTCAACTCGGTGGCGGGGATCAAACCCACCGTCGGCCTCACCAGCCGGGCCGGCGTCGTTCCCATCTCCCCGAGACAGGACACGGTCGG CCCCATTGGTCGAACGGTGTCAGATGCCGTGCAAGTGTTGGAGGCTATTGTGGGTTTCGATCAGCGAGATGCAGTGGCAACTAAAGCAGCATCGAAGTACATACCTCGAGGTGGATACAAGCAGTTCTTGCAGGTGGATGGACTGAGAGGCAAAAGGATAGGGATCCTGAGGGCATTCTTCACCTTCCCAAATGGATCCGTCCAACAAAAGGTCTTCGAAGAGCACTTCAACACTATGAG GCAAAAAGGAGCCATCTTGATCGACAACCTTGAGATAGCAAACTTGAGCATCATTCTTGACGCCACCCAGAGCGGTGAAGAGGTTGCATTGCTGGCTGAGTTTAAGATGGCACTGAATTCATACTTGTCAGAGTTGTCCTCTTCACCTGTAAGATCTCTTGCAGATGTGATAGCTTTCAACGACAAACACAGGATTGAG GAAAGAGTAGAGGAATTTGGACAGCTCGTGTTTCTAGCAGCTCAGAACACTACCGGAATAGGTCCTGCTGAAAAGAGTGCCATTGTCAGAATGACTCAGCTTTCCATCCAAGGATTGGAGAGGTTGATGATGGAGAACAGATTAGACGCAGTGGTCACAGGGAATATTGGTGTCACTTCCGTTCTGGCGATTGGGGGGTACCCAGGCATCAGTGTTCCTGCGGGGTATGGCACAGCTGGAGATCCCTTTGGGATATGCTTTGGAGGAGTGAAGGGCTCAGAACCCAAGTTGATCGAGATTGCGTATGCGTTTGAGCAAGCAACAATGGTTAGGAAACCTCCATCATTCAGGAAATGA
- the LOC135604861 gene encoding uncharacterized protein LOC135604861: MGRMKVVLLVLGTILSISWEEEEGFMTLASANTMVTGTVFCDQCQDGERGFLDYGLSGAKVAVVCRGTDGKEMAYGEDETNWFGSYSVYFDGSPDLSGCYARVVGGPAGCGAAAGPAQGLTLLFRMFGMAMYVVEPLLSEPQVPAGFCPNAPSLPSPTPTPALPVPPPTPPLPLFEVSACPYGKWLMPQYQCYWRVVNPDTRVAIAFGPVAAGRYGVELTMWEALHGRGDLYRTLLREATASLLNSYNTLNFLYPTLSVFDLMNRALVGSPQDALTVALRFRMANSGAFGVETVGCNFTPCRS; encoded by the exons ATGGGTCGCATGAAGGTCGTACTGTTGGTTTTGGGAACCATTCTTTCGATCtcttgggaagaagaagaaggattcaTGACGTTGGCGAGCGCAAACACGATGGTGACCGGGACCGTCTTCTGCGATCAATGCCAGGACGGGGAGCGCGGCTTCTTGGACTACGGTCTCTCAG GAGCGAAGGTGGCGGTGGTCTGCAGAGGCACCGACGGGAAGGAGATGGCGTACGGGGAAGACGAGACGAATTGGTTCGGGAGCTACTCGGTATACTTCGACGGCAGCCCCGACCTGAGCGGCTGCTACGCGAGGGTGGTGGGCGGGCCGGCCGGGTGCGGTGCGGCGGCGGGACCGGCGCAGGGGCTGACGCTGCTGTTCCGGATGTTCGGGATGGCCATGTACGTCGTGGAGCCGCTGTTGTCGGAACCGCAGGTGCCCGCTGGGTTCTGCCCCAACGCGCCGTCGTTGCCGAGTCCCACGCCGACGCCGGCCCTGCCAGTGCCGCCTCCTACGCCGCCGCTGCCGTTGTTCGAGGTCTCTGCTTGCCCCTACGG TAAATGGCTGATGCCACAGTACCAGTGCTACTGGAGAGTAGTGAACCCCGACACCAGAGTGGCAATTGCTTTCGGGCCCGTGGCAGCAGGAAGATACGGGGTGGAGCTGACCATGTGGGAAGCACTCCACGGGCGGGGCGACCTCTACAGAACGCTCCTCCGTGAAGCGACCGCTTCCCTCCTCAACTCCTACAACACCCTCAACTTCCTTTACCCCACGCTCAGTGTCTTCGACCTCATGAACCGGGCGCTGGTCGGCTCTCCACAGGATGCTCTCACGGTGGCGCTGCGGTTTCGAATGGCCAACTCCGGGGCATTTGGTGTTGAAACAGTTGGCTGCAACTTCACCCCATGTAGATCTTGA